The DNA region GCCGCGCCGCTGTATGTTCTCTTCATCGTGGGATCGTTTTCCTCGTAGGGTGACTAGGAGCCTCAACTGTGCAAGTCGTTAATGAGTGCAAAGATCTTCTCTGGCAGAGCTTTGATGCTCGTCGCGCGCTGACGGAAAATGTCAGGCTTGGTCGCGGCAAAGCCGAGAAGAGCGGCGAGTCAAATTGATCCATCTCTCATTTTGAGAGTGAATAGCGCTGCGCAAACAGGATTAGGAAAAGTTTCGCACAGCTTTTACTAAATTTTCGGGTGTCCCGATGTCGAGACAGGTGTCATCGGGAAATACTACCCCTTCTAATCGCAGATCACTTTCGATTGCAGCCTTGAGAACGTCTCCAACAATCAATTCTCGCTGCTCCTGCATATCGTCCTCTCTAGTTGCTTTTTGGATAGCGCCAAGATATTCATGCATGAAACGTGTGAAGACCGGTGTCCAGAGAGCTATACCCCATCCATAGCGTAGATGAGTCTCTTGAGGTTTTATCGCAATGAGATTTATTCGGCCGTGGTCGTCCAGATCCACCATGTCCCATTTCTGCGGCTGATCGATGGGGAAGAGCCCTAACACTACATCGGCACTCGTGGTTGCTTGCCTGGCCAGCAATCGAACGAATGCATCGTCAGTCTTGAAAAGAATATCGGGATAACCGAATGCCACCAACGCGCTGTGCAGAAAGGGATAAGCCTGGTCCAAAGTGTAGGGCGCGCCAAAAGGCAAGCCCATCATCAAGTAGGCTAAATGCATATCCAACATTGAGCCATCGCCCAGATAGTCGGGAATGTCCCATTTGCCTTTGCCTAACACAATGTAGACCTTGATGACACCCGCCAATCGCATCTTCTCGAGCAGATAATGACAAACCACTTTCGGACGCACGCTCTCACCTTCGTCCAAGGCCCGGAAGCCCACTGGATATAACTCTTTGCTGCAAGGTAATGGGGCCAGCCGCGTTGCTTTCCCGCCTGCCGGGAGTAACCCAATGACTTCCCGATAGAGTTCTCGGTCCCGGTTCGAGTTAGCCATGGTTTTCGCCGATCCCACTACTGGTGCCCGTCACTACGGCAATTTTATCCGTGAATGCTTTCAGATCTTACTCCAACTTGGTATTTGTTAAAGCCGGGTCTTACTACAGGACAGATGAGGCAGGTCTCTGCGTTCGACCACCGCCAACGGCCGGCCGACGGCGCTGCGGTCACGGACGCCGTGATGGATGCACTACGATTTCTGATGCAGGGCGGGCGGCTAAACCGATACTGAAAGCTCCACGTCATTTGCAGCGCACGATAGTGAGCCTGTGCGCCGCTAGCGAATTACTCAAGTGCAAAGGTAAAGAGGGCGTTACCAGCGGTAACAGTGACCTGTTGGCTGCGATCGCTTAGATAGGTGATCGGAGCTGCTGTGATCCACCCTCCAATATTGACACGCAAGACCTCTTGACCAGTGGAGGCGTTCAAGGCGAAGAAAGAACCCTTGTGGTTTCCACCAAACACCAGGTCGCCGCCTGTGGACAGGAGCCCAGAACACTGCTCGTCACAGTTCTGGTATTCCCACTTCACCTCCCCTGATTCTGGAATGATGGCCCGCACCATACCCTTTGCCCCAGGGACCGGTGTGAAAAACCCGCCGGCCAAATGGATACCAAGCCGTTCTTTGGGCACCGGCTGAGCAATGCGCATCAAACCACTTTCAATGACTGAGACATAGAACAAACCCGTGCTAGGATGATACGAGGGGGAGAACCACAGCGCTGCCTTATCCGGGTAAGTCAAGGTTCCTTCAGCGGTGGGGGTCATATCGGGTCTCCGGATCGGCCGGCCCTTGCCGTCTATCCCGTCGGCCCAGGTCTGCTTCGCAAACTGCCGAGCCAGCAGAAACTCGCCACTTTCGCGATCTAGCAGGTAAAAAAAGCCATTATTGTTGGCATACAACATCAGCTTGCGCTGAGAATCGCGGAACTGCGCATCCACTAAGACCGGAATCTGGACGGCATCGAAATCATGGACGTCATGCGGTGTAAATTGAAAGTGCCATTTAAGCTTTCCACTATCCGCATCTAATGCAAGCATGCTGTCCGAATACAGGTTGTCACCCTTGCGAACCTCGCCGTTGAAAGTCGGTGAAGGGTTTGCGGCGCCCCAGTAGGTCAGGTTCAAATCCGGGTCAAACGACCCTGTTAGCCAAACAGCAGCCCCGCCCGTCTTCCAAGAATCACCTTCCCAGGTCTCATTTCCCGGCTCCCCAGGCGCCGGAATGGTATAGAAGCGCCATACCCGTTTGCCGGTCTGCGCGTCGTAGGCATCGATATATCCGCGGATACCCATCTCACCGAGTGCAACACCCACGATAATCTTGTCTTTTACAGCGAGGGGAATGCCAGTGATTGAGTGCCCTGTCCGGTAGTCGCCCACCTCCACGTCCCAGATCACGGAGCCAGTCTTGGCATCGAGCGCGACCAGGCGGCCATCGAAGGTACCCAGGTAAAGCCTATCACCGAGCATGGCCAGGCCCCGGGCTGACTTCCCGCAGCAGACAGGGACCCGCTCCGGGAGCGCGCGTTTATAGGACCAGAACGGCCTCCCTGTGGCGGTGTCGAGCGCGACCACGTCATTGGGAGCTTGCGCCACGTATATGACGCCGTTAATAACGAGTGGGGTCGCTTTGACGCGTTCCACGGTCGGCATCTGGTACACCCACTTCAGTCTCAGATTTCTAATATTTCCAAGATGAATCTGATCGAGACTACTGTGATGGTGACCATCATAACTTCCTGAATAGGTGACCCAGTTGCCAGCCTCCTGACTTGCGTTGCGCAGGTGTTCGTAGCTCACCTGCGCGGACAGACACGGCGGACAACGGACCCCCTTGTCCTCGGCAGCGCTCCCCCCTACGTGGCCCTGATTGAGACCCTGGCTCAGCGACTGCACGTAAGCAACTACCTGCCAGATCTCGCGCTCGGACAGGGGAAACCCCGGCATCGCTGTTCTAGGGACGCCGCGGGAGACGGTGCGGAATAGGGCCCAGGCCGCACCGCCGTGGCGAAAATATCCCTGAGTCAGGTCGGGGCCATCGCCACCCGTTGCGTCAAGTCCGTGGCATCCCGTACACTTTTCCCGAAAAATTCCGTTGCCCTTGGCTACATCGCCCGCCGATGCATAAGGATTATCGATCAGGCTTTCGGCCTTTTGCGCTCCGCTCTTCGGGCCCATCACTTTAATCATCTGAGCCCATCCTACATGGGGGAGCAGGCCTTGGAGCTTCAAACCCACTAAGCGCGTTCTCCAGTGGATTTTCGGGTTAGTTGTCATCCCGCTGGCCAGGAACACCACGCCCAGCACCACTATCGCAAGGCTCGCAACAGTCCATATCTTTTTTCGCCTCATACTGAATAGCTTCCAACGGTTAGAAGACAGTGACACGTAAGGTCCGAGATCACCAACTCAAAATCGCCAAACATCTGCGTCAGCACGGCCTCCAAGGCGGCGCCCACGTAACGCTCGCCGAAATGACGGGCATGCCGACGCGCGGGGGGATATCATTCGCGCGGGTCATAGGTCTCGGAGATCAACCAGCGGTCTTGGGTGATGGCACTTGACTTACATGTCCGGCATGGCTTCTGACACCCCTGGCCTTCGGCACTCCGGTCGAACAGGCTCGCCGCCCGTAGCATTATACAGCCCCATTCCTCATCGATAACGGGTCAGGAAGGGTCAGGAATCGGTTGAGAAATGGAATTGGATCTCTTATGCTTTTATTTCTGGTCAGGAGCAACCACGGACCGTGCCGGGCAGCGTCCAGTTGTAAGAGCATTGTCATATCACGATTAAGAACCATTATTGTAGAGTATTGGCAATCTAGAGGTCTGTTGGCGACCTTGCTCAGATTTGGTAGGCGGTGCTGAGTCTGGTGATCGTCGAGCGAGCGAACAGATTACTTGTAAATATATCCTCTATATCATTCGATCCTTGGTGGACAGCGATTGGCTTTCTGAGGGCATGAGGCATACCTCCAGGCGGTGAATCGTCGAAATGTACGCAAACACCTAAAAGCTGCGTAGTCCCATGCGCCGAAGGCAATCGCCCGGCGAGCAGCACGGCC from Pseudomonadota bacterium includes:
- a CDS encoding sugar phosphate nucleotidyltransferase; translated protein: MANSNRDRELYREVIGLLPAGGKATRLAPLPCSKELYPVGFRALDEGESVRPKVVCHYLLEKMRLAGVIKVYIVLGKGKWDIPDYLGDGSMLDMHLAYLMMGLPFGAPYTLDQAYPFLHSALVAFGYPDILFKTDDAFVRLLARQATTSADVVLGLFPIDQPQKWDMVDLDDHGRINLIAIKPQETHLRYGWGIALWTPVFTRFMHEYLGAIQKATREDDMQEQRELIVGDVLKAAIESDLRLEGVVFPDDTCLDIGTPENLVKAVRNFS
- a CDS encoding PQQ-dependent dehydrogenase, methanol/ethanol family, producing the protein MVLGVVFLASGMTTNPKIHWRTRLVGLKLQGLLPHVGWAQMIKVMGPKSGAQKAESLIDNPYASAGDVAKGNGIFREKCTGCHGLDATGGDGPDLTQGYFRHGGAAWALFRTVSRGVPRTAMPGFPLSEREIWQVVAYVQSLSQGLNQGHVGGSAAEDKGVRCPPCLSAQVSYEHLRNASQEAGNWVTYSGSYDGHHHSSLDQIHLGNIRNLRLKWVYQMPTVERVKATPLVINGVIYVAQAPNDVVALDTATGRPFWSYKRALPERVPVCCGKSARGLAMLGDRLYLGTFDGRLVALDAKTGSVIWDVEVGDYRTGHSITGIPLAVKDKIIVGVALGEMGIRGYIDAYDAQTGKRVWRFYTIPAPGEPGNETWEGDSWKTGGAAVWLTGSFDPDLNLTYWGAANPSPTFNGEVRKGDNLYSDSMLALDADSGKLKWHFQFTPHDVHDFDAVQIPVLVDAQFRDSQRKLMLYANNNGFFYLLDRESGEFLLARQFAKQTWADGIDGKGRPIRRPDMTPTAEGTLTYPDKAALWFSPSYHPSTGLFYVSVIESGLMRIAQPVPKERLGIHLAGGFFTPVPGAKGMVRAIIPESGEVKWEYQNCDEQCSGLLSTGGDLVFGGNHKGSFFALNASTGQEVLRVNIGGWITAAPITYLSDRSQQVTVTAGNALFTFALE